In the Ursus arctos isolate Adak ecotype North America unplaced genomic scaffold, UrsArc2.0 scaffold_19, whole genome shotgun sequence genome, one interval contains:
- the MAF gene encoding transcription factor Maf, with product MASELAMSNSDLPTSPLAMEYVNDFDLMKFEVKKEPVETDRIISQCGRLIAGGSLSSTPMSTPCSSVPPSPSFSAPSPGSGSEQKAHLEDYYWMTGYPQQLNPEALGFSPEDAVEALISNSHQLQGGFDGYARGAQQLASAAGAGAGASLGGSGEEMGPAAAVVSAVIAAAAAQSGAGPHYHHHHHHHAAGHHHHPTAGAPGAAGSASASAGGAGGAGGGGPASAGGGGGGGGGGGGGGAAGAGGALHPHHAAGGLHFDDRFSDEQLVTMSVRELNRQLRGVSKEEVIRLKQKRRTLKNRGYAQSCRFKRVQQRHVLESEKNQLLQQVDHLKQEISRLVRERDAYKEKYEKLVSSGFRENGSSSDNPSSPEFFITEPTRKLKPSVGYARFWKPRPCVLTVYSQKEIYVPKGILCISDVKNPVA from the exons ATGGCATCAGAACTGGCAATGAGCAACTCCGACCTGCCCACCAGTCCCCTGGCCATGGAATATGTTAATGACTTCGATCTGATGAAGTTTGAAGTGAAAAAGGAACCGGTGGAGACCGACCGCATCATCAGCCAGTGCGGCCGTCTCATCGCCGGGGGCTCGCTGTCCTCCACCCCCATGAGCACGCCTTGCAGCTCggtgcccccttcccccagcttctcGGCGCCCAGCCCGGGCTCGGGCAGCGAGCAGAAGGCGCACCTGGAAGACTACTACTGGATGACCGGCTACCCGCAGCAGCTGAACCCGGAGGCGCTGGGCTTCAGCCCCGAGGACGCGGTCGAGGCGCTCATCAGCAACAGCCACCAGCTCCAGGGCGGCTTCGATGGCTACGCGCGCGGAGCGCAGCAGCTGGCCTCGGCGGCCGGGGCCGGCGCCGGCGCCTCCCTGGGCGGCAGCGGCGAGGAGATGGGCCCCGCCGCCGCCGTGGTGTCCGCCGTGATCGCCGCGGCCGCCGCGCAGAGCGGCGCGGGCCcgcactaccaccaccaccaccaccaccacgccgccggccaccaccaccacccgaCGGCCGGCGCGCCCGGCGCAGCGGGCAGCGCGTCCGCCTCGGCCGGTGgcgcgggcggcgcgggcggcggtgGCCCGGCCAGcgccgggggcggcggcggcggcggcggcggcggaggcggcgggggcgcggcgggggcggggggcgccctGCACCCGCACCACGCCGCCGGCGGCCTGCACTTCGACGACCGCTTCTCCGACGAGCAGCTGGTGACCATGTCGGTGCGCGAGCTGAACCGGCAGCTGCGCGGGGTCAGCAAGGAGGAGGTGATCCGGCTGAAGCAGAAGAGGCGGACCCTGAAAAACCGTGGCTATGCCCAGTCCTGCCGCTTCAAGAGGGTGCAGCAGAGACACGTCCTGGAGTCCGAGAAGAACCAGCTGCTGCAGCAGGTCGACCACCTCAAGCAGGAGATCTCCAGGCTGGTGCGCGAGAGGGACGCGTACAAGGAGAAATACGAGAAGTTGGTGAGCAGCGGCTTCCGAGAAAACGGCTCCAGCAGCGACAACCCGTCCTCTCCCGAGTTTTTCAT AACTGAGCCCACTCGCAAGTTGAAGCCATCAGTGGGATACGCCAGATTTTGGAAGCCCCGGCCATGTGTACTTACAGTGTAttcacaaaaagaaatttat GTACCCAAGGGAATCCTCTGCATCAGTGATGTGAAAAACCCTGTTGCCTGA